In the Actinomycetota bacterium genome, one interval contains:
- the fsa gene encoding fructose-6-phosphate aldolase, whose translation MKLFLDTADLDEIREGVRWGVLKGVTTNPSLIGKAEQGFLPLVKEICSIVEGDVSIEVSGDETESLVNQGREIMQIADNAVVKIALTPNGLAATRRLSDDGIKVNVTLCFSPAQAILAAEAGAYIVSPFVGRLDDVATDGLRLLSDICEIYAAQAYGTQVLAASLRHPVHVVEAARMGADIGTMPFKVFESLVKHPLTDSGFKKFTEDWEKAKPHLGELPPSMQEA comes from the coding sequence ATGAAGCTGTTCCTAGACACCGCGGACCTCGACGAGATCAGAGAGGGCGTGCGCTGGGGCGTCTTGAAAGGCGTGACGACGAACCCGTCGTTGATCGGCAAGGCCGAGCAAGGCTTCCTGCCCCTCGTGAAGGAGATCTGCTCGATCGTCGAAGGGGACGTCTCGATCGAGGTCTCGGGCGACGAAACCGAGTCGCTGGTGAACCAGGGCCGCGAGATCATGCAGATCGCCGACAACGCGGTCGTGAAGATCGCGCTGACGCCGAATGGTCTCGCCGCGACCCGCAGGTTGTCGGACGACGGCATCAAGGTGAACGTGACCCTGTGCTTCTCGCCGGCGCAGGCGATACTTGCTGCCGAGGCGGGTGCTTACATAGTCTCGCCATTTGTAGGTAGGCTTGACGATGTCGCGACCGACGGCCTCAGGCTGCTGTCGGACATCTGCGAGATCTACGCCGCTCAGGCATACGGAACCCAGGTGCTGGCGGCGAGCCTCAGACACCCGGTGCACGTGGTCGAGGCGGCCCGGATGGGCGCGGACATCGGGACGATGCCATTCAAGGTTTTCGAGTCTCTGGTGAAGCACCCACTCACCGACTCGGGTTTCAAGAAGTTCACAGAAGACTGGGAGAAGGCGAAGCCCCACCTGGGCGAG